A region of the Falco rusticolus isolate bFalRus1 chromosome 6, bFalRus1.pri, whole genome shotgun sequence genome:
TTTTAGAATAAGGGAATTAATCTGGTTTGAAAATCCTGTCCTTCTGAGGGTCTACTTTTGTCATTTACTTAGTTTAGAAGATGAATATGgcaaaatatattatttattaaagtTGATATAGGCACTAGGCTTTAGCTTCCTTTTCTCACATAttcatacattaaaattaatagaaaagaaGCTTCTAGCAGTTTAAACAGAATTTGCCTATAATGGCACTAGGAGTAGGAGtctttacttatttttttaattatttagcagcaatacaaatattttaaacctcAAAATTGTGTATGGTGTCTCTGTcttcaccccccaccccccgccttgCTTACTTGTTTGCGTTTTAAACACAGTTGTAATGTCAAGTGCTATTGGTATCTCCTTGCAGAGGTCTGAATGTCTTTCCTTTCGGTGTCATAAAGTGTATAATGACTTTGAGTTTATTTTGCTAATACTGATTATAGTTGCTAGTCACTGCTGCCAAAGAGGCTAAAAATTAGTCACTCTAATTAGTGTATAGATGGGGTGAATTTTGGAGTTTCTTTGTAGGCACCAAGTTTCTGAGTCTGAATTAAACAAAAACTGAGTAAAGGTGGTAGAACTTGTATTGATAAATATACAGGTGCTTGCTGATACAATTCTATGGATGGCACTTCTGCCATATGTTCATGAGAGTTTTATTTGCCACCTCTACACTGAAGGAAATGTAGAATTGTATTACAGTCCATCAGTAACTATTTctactaaaagcaaaaaacttGTTTGGGaacttaattttcattcttctgaacTTCTCCAGCTTTCCAATAGCTGCCAGACCATCCAGTGACTAGAATATCTGTTCACCCACAGCGATAATTCTACTTTCTTCCATGCCTACATAGTGTGAGACACTAGGTTCTGCTAGAGACCACCATAACAATGTGTGCTGCATAACAAGTGTGGTAGTCTTAAGGCTGAGTTTGTGAGTGACCTAAACCATATGACCTGTTCCGTAGCCTTGTGTCACAATTTAGGTCCTGTATTCTATGAATATACATAGAAATATCTACATTTGTAGCTTAAATTCCTGgcagttattttaaagaattgtcccaaaattaatttatggTATTTAAAATTGAGTAGCAGTCATTGTTATCAATAGCAAGACAAGGAGATAAAAACATTACAGCTTTTAGCTCTTACggctttttctctgccttggaGTGCCGCAGGTAAGGTGTGGGTCACATGGAATACTGTAGCCAAAAATATGTTAAAGAGTAGCATGAGTTGATTTGGACAGGAGCTTCTGTACCCGTTGTGATTCCCAGACCTTTGTTGCCTCCCTAAGACCCAGTAGAGTTTCTCTGCTGTTTATCAGGTGCCTACAGACCATCCAGGTCATAGTGATGTGCAGGGTTCTTAGCCCTGCTTTCTAAATGAATGTAGTAAAATGCAGTACTCCACTGCAAAGTGACCTCAGATGTGGAGTCTGGTAAGAGCAGCAACCTGCACAAACGACAGCCTGGGATTTACCTTACCCTCCCTGTTGCTGTTGCAGTTGCTTGTCAGAAGGTAGTGTAGACCAAAGATACCTTTAGGTGCAGAATGTATAGGATCCTAATGAAATTGCAATatatttaatttggaaaggTAAAAAAGTTATCATAAATAAAGATGCAGGACAGATGAACAGGGATGAAATAGTGTAGGAAAGGGTGGAGAAATTTCTTGGTTCAAGACCAGGACTAGATTGTACATCTCCTGTGAGTGCCAGCAGAATCTTTGTATCACtgcaccactgctgctgtggatCAGAAATTCTGCGATTTTAGAGAAATGTTAAGCAATATTGGTTTAAGTGAAACCTTTTTTTACAGCTCCAGGAATAGTCTCAGTACTGACCTAACTCAGCATGAACCAAGTTGTTTTTGCCAAACTTCATGCAGTGGAGAAAATGTATTGTAATGGGGATGCCCATCCCTTCTGCTGCAGATTGCCATGCGTCCCATATGCACAGATGAATGCAGATACTGTGTCTTTGAATGGTATGAATTTATGTAGTGTTGCTTGTGTATTTATATAGTATTTattggggggagggaggaaggatgatagaggaaagaggaaggatgAAGTTCTAAGATCTTAGGAGGCATTAATGTTAAACTTCCTTTAAAAGCCTTGTGGTTACGAAGACCTGGTTTATGTTAGTGCATGTCTTTTAAGAGTCTTGTAGTGTCTGTTGTTATGGCACAGGTGATACCTCCACGATGCCATTTTTTATGTGAGTGAGGGCATGAACtataagcaaaagaaacaaatctgttGGATGCAAGTGATGACAGATAAATTTTTAAGCACGTTTTGTGAGTTCTTCTCTTTTAATACAGCAACCCATATGTCATTCAGTTGGCATGAATGCATTTGGTATGTTCATCATGATGAAGATGGCCTAAATTTGACTTCAGTTTCAAGTGTCTAGTCAATGAGGAGAGCTAAGTGCCTCTGAAGGCTTTGAGGAATGATTCACATGGCCTAAGACATGAAGTAGGGAGTTGCCTAAAACTACTCAGTAGGTGACACCTGACAGAGTTGGTGGATTTAGAACATGTGGATATAATGCTCAATGATTTCTAGTCCATAAAcactttcaaatatatttaattaaagccATTTTTAGTAACCATTCTGAATACATGTAGCTGATGCATATTTTGAAACTCAATACAGCATTTAACTGACTGGACCACTGTTGCAATTTTTGATGCCCTTCATTGATTCTTTGTTCAACAGTGGTTGAATAGCACGGTGGAGAAAGTGTTTCAAATTAATCTTAATGAGAAGgtgattttgttttgtcatcTTCCCTCTTGGAGAGAATACAGAAGCAGCAATAAATTTTATATACTTCTGTGTATATGAAAGCCATGAGTAACAGGAGCCTTTGTTTTCAGCTCCTTCATGTGACATTTCCATGAGCAGTACGCGGCAGTTTTAGCTGAAACTGTTATTATTGCACACCTAGTTACAAACTTCTGCTCCATGAGTTCTTTGtcagaatgaaatgaaatatcAAGTAGAGGAGTCTGTCCTCATCCAGAACTAGTCAATGTCTTTGTTAATAACTTGGATGAAAGAATAATATGGGGTTTATGTTTTTGTACAATCAGAAAGGGGGAATGGTCTTCAAGcactttcaaaaatataattagGATTGAGAATGATCTTGACAGATTGGAGCAGTGGCCTGAAGTGAATAGTAGAGTTCAGTAATGACAGAGAAAGCACGGCACTTTGTGGAGgttctgcagaaaaaagaagtgggTATAGTACTCAGCCATAAGCTTAAACATGAATCAGTGATGTTGTAGCGCAGTGACAGTCTCGTGATGTACAAACAAGAATGGCATAGATTGTTACAAAGAGATCCTTCCTATTTGCTACTACTACAGCCTTAAGAGGAAGATTATATCCAGTTTTCAGAAGCAATCATTAAGAAAGAGGAGCATTTCCTTTCAATAACAGAGAACTGTGAGCCACACACCAGAGGTGTAGAAAATGTGACCCAAGACGGACTGAGAGACTTTTCGATTCAGTGAAGAGGAAACTGCAACACACGTTAAAATGCATcgaaggcagaggagaaaaggaaagtagTAAACTGTTGCTCATTCTGTAGGATGGATGAATTTCAAAGGGTTGCTCTGGGAGTTCCAGAGCTCTGGAATATAAACCCACAGGTGGAAAATGGGGCAATGAGTTGAAGGGTTTAGAGCTCCTGCATAGGTGAAAGGAAAATCTCTCTGAGAGGATAATTGAGCATGGAAATGGTTTTCCTGAGGAAAGATTGGCTATCTTAATCACTGGAGATTTTAAAGAATATCTTATACTACAGTCCTTGAAATGGTTTAGGCCCTTCCAAGCCTCTTTTTAGACCTGGTTGGATTCTGTATGTAATTTAAAGGTTGTGTTTAATCTTGGCTGTTGATCTCTGGTACAATTCCTGGACAGTTTCAGAGtcttccttgctgctgctttctgtcagTCCCAAACCAGCAGAGCCTCTTCTCCGGCTTAATTTCTGGTCCCTTTACACTTCTCTCCACTTTATGAATGAAATAAATGGAGAAGGAACAAGAATACTGAAGGATTCAATATGTATTTTGTTACATTCCTTCAATATTTTGTCATAAACAGAATGAAAGATGGGGGGagaaagagcttttctttctaatcaTCTAACCATAATcctacttttctttctaatatacCCATGGTCTCCAGTGATCCCATAGGCCCTGCATTTATAGTATTGCTTCAGCTGCTTGATTCTGGGATAATGCGGTCTCCTACATCGCTAACGGTTTGCACAGTGAGAGTATTGCGTAGCAGTATTGCAATCCAGCAATGCTTAGGAAATTATTTAGGGGGAGTGGTACAATACAATGCTCTTATGTACATTATAGGTAGAGTTTTAGTAGGTGGCTTTTATGCTGACTCATATGCTTTCataattgctttttatattGATAAATATTACTACTGAGGCAAGTGTATAGCTGCTCCTGGAATGCAAGCAGTTTTCAAAAGACCAAATTTTAACAAGAATTGTACACAAGTAATTGGTgtcttgtttctcctttcctccctccccaccccactccccccacTTTTAGCTGGCTGTGAGGTGGCTGGAACATAACTGCCGCTACCAGTACATGGATGAACTTCTCCAGTATGTCCGCTTTGGCCTTATGGATGTGGATACACTGCACACTGTAGCTCTTTCTCATCCTCTTGTGCAAGCTAGTGAAACTGCAACAGCACTTATTAATGAGGCCTTGGCTTACCACCAGAGCGTCTATGCACAGCCAGTTTGGCAAACCAGAAGGACAAAACCACGCTTCCAGTCAGACACTCTTTACATAATTGGTGGGAAAAAACGTGAAATCTGCAAAGTGAAGGAATTGCGGTACTTCAATCCGGTAGATCAAGAGAACGTTCATATCGCAGGGATCGCAAACTGGAGCGAGCTAGCGCCTATGCCTGTAGGGAGAAGCCACCACTGTGTTGCTGTCATGGGAGACTTTCTTTTTGTAGCTGGTGGAGAGGCAGAGCACTCTACCGGGCGCACTTGTGCGGTGAGAACTGCCTGTCGATATGACCCCCGCACTAACTCTTGGGCTGAGATAGCTCCAATGAAGAACTGTCGGGAACACTTCGTGCTGGGAGCAGTGGATGAATACCTCTATGCCGTAGGGGGCAGAAATGAATTGCGTCAAGTGTTACCTACAGTGGAACGCTATTGCCCCAAGAAGAACAAGTGGACCTTTGTACAGTCCTTTGATCGATCGCTCTCATGCCATGCAGGATATGTGGTGGATGGTCTTCTTTGGATATCAGGTAGAAAATGTTTCACACGGTTTGAGGTACTAACAAACTACCAAAATACTGTCTTGAATGAAAGTAATAAATCTTTAGTTTATATGTCTTAACAACTTTTGTCTTAGGAGATGGATATTTCAAAGAATTTAAACCTAGAAGCATACAATCAAGTCTTAGATTAGAAGTATAGGAGCATAACGTACCTatacaatattttttgtctGGTAAATATCTCTCTGTGTTTCAAAGCTGTGTATATCATATGAGCTACCTCCAGTCGCCATTCATACCTCACAGTGAATCGGAATGGTAATGCACTTTTGGACAAATTTCCGATGACAAATTCTGGGTGCTtcctaaacaacaaaaaaccaagaccCAGTTTCTGCAGTATGGTCTGGTACCACTGCATTTATTCCTGCTTATGAAATGGAGAATTAAGTCCTTGTTGGCTTGTGTCAATCCAGGGCTTGAAGGCAGATCTATTAATTGCTCCCACCTGCTCTTCAGGATGTTGTAACAGGCCAAGATGACCTTTATTAGAAATCATGTAGGGCTCTGACTGGCCATAATGAGTGCACAGGACTGCCTAGGTGTAATCATAGCTTTATGGAACAGGTAGATGAAAGGCCTTGTAATCTTAAACTAACATATCACTTGCAACGCAGTCTGATatactttttaatttacatgTGCATGTTGATGGGAGTTGAGGACATTGTGTCGTCAGTCTTTATAGTGACTTTTCTGGTATTGGTTATTTTGGAATAAAGTCAATGCTGTCTACAGAAGATTTGACAGAAAAACATCCACATTTTACTAAGAAGTGTGTCATGGAAGGTGATAAAGTTGTAATATTTATCAAGGAAGTTAATGAGTAAATGGGGCTAGTCCTTGAGGAAAATGTTCAGTGATTGACATCTTCACTGTAGATACCCTCTGGGGATTTTAATATGGTCTGGGATGCCTCTGGTGAAAAAATGGTATATGAACAAAAGATTAAGTTAGCTACTTAGGCCTTCGCTGTGCTTCTGAAAGTATGTCTTTTAAGTTAGCGGAGCAACTTACAGATGTACCTTTCTGCCCATGTGGAATAAGTAAGTGCCTTATGGGGATGGATTCCCAAGCATTGGTGGGGGAGGTAGCAGGACGGGTAtctatttttatacatatatgcTAAAACAATGAATGAtgactttgaaattaaaagcatgatGGAACATAGAAAATTGCCAAGATCGCTGGCAGATGCTTTGAGTCACATTCTTCAGAAACTGGCATTGAAGGAGTCTTGTAGAGTTTGTGCTGTGTGCTAACCCTGAAGTATGCACTCGGTGGGCTTTGAGACCCACatacagagagaaagagggTTTCTGCTTTATGGTACCAGCTGGGTACCAGTTCAGAGCATTACCCTGTTTATTCACTACCTTACCTATTTTATCTGTGGAGGGGGATGTGTGTATGTGATGGGCAGTTCAAATACATGGATGCTACTACTGCTGTGTCTcgatattatttttttttccctcctgtgttttacatttttcagtctctATGAAAAACAGGGCTTTTTAGGAAATTGTTAAGCATTTTACTATGAAATCATTGAAAAGCATTAGAGACATCCACTAGTGTGTGGCCCTCGCTCCAGTACAcgaaaaaagtaatatttatgttttcttaatttcatatttttctgaaaaaaaaccaaccaaaaaaaacccccaaaaaaacaaacaaaacaaaccaatcaaccaaacaaacaacaaaaaaaaaaaacccaagccaagGAAGTCTTTGGTAGGGATTTTTAAGTCAAATGTGGGACTAATCTTTCCAGATATGctaggaaagggaaaatttcAATTAATGTGCTTAGTTACAGAAGTGaaatgcctgcctgcctgtgtatttaaatactatctgcatttattttatgaaacagTGTGATATTGTTTTCATGGATATGCTTCTAATACAGCTGTAGAATCAGGGGCAGAGGTAAGTGGAAGCCTATTAGATAAACTCTTCAAAACTGggcaaaacaacaaaaaatacttcatcAGTATTGTTccatttatatttgaaaatgctACCAACGTAATTTCTGTTGTAAAGTCACAGTAAGGAGCaatgttttgggcttttttttttttttgtattttatatattttttgagaaaatgcCTAGCAGTTTTGAGGTGCTGGATTCTGACAGGTTATTATGAGGTATGACAGCGTACTATGCAATACTTCAGTAGGGTATCGATCTGAATTATGTACTCAGATTGAAAACTAGTTTCTGTATATTGAAtagagttattttaaaaataaaaatagatggAGATGCAATGTGTAGCTAACTTTCTATTATTAATTAATTGCTTAGGGCCAGAACGTAGCTCACTCTACATGTATATTCAGGGGCAGGGGAATAGTAGAGAGAGATGTTTTGTTGTTCCAAAACTATCGGTAgtcactgctgaaaaaaatccaccgTTCATCATCAAATGTAAGGTGTTAGCATAAAGTCATCAGTAATGCAGGAGGGAACCTAATTTTGAAGTATGTGGCCtaaaatgaagtaattaaaaattttagtCTGAGTTAGGGATGTTTCTGAACTgtattcctgctgctttttctgggaAATAAGTGTCATCAGCTAGAGCTGTCAAAGTCAGTGCTACTACCAGCTGGCAAGGTAACCATGAAAATGTGCCCAATTTTTCAGTAAGTGGACAAATTAAATTGGGATAATACAAGTTTCTAGCCTTTGTATTTGTGAAGATAGTAATCAAAACATGACCCAAACACTGACTGTGTACTTACTCTATAGTCAAAGCATCAGTGCCTCTGCTACAGCCCCTTGTCTTCCAAAGGCTTTGCTAATCAAAAGCTGCCTGGACTTAAGGGgtttctattattattatttggattaattttcagctttactTTGCTGCTCCTTTGGGACAAATATGAGATGGAATAGAGCATAAAATCATGGcgaaggcagcagggaaaggaaatgtgCTAAACAAAATGCTGTACAAGTATAAGCTCACACTGGCAATAGGAGATAGATGGCTGGTGTTTCAGGTGACAGAGGGACTCTTAAGATGCCACCACCTCTTTGAAGTTTTTAACCTGCCAGAAGGCTCAGAGGGAGCCTTCTGCACTCTGGAACTAGTCGGACCCTCTGGTCAGCACAAGTGGGTTCAGCTGTCGAGTTTTCTGAGCTCCATATATTGTAgaacatatttttatgtttgtgtcattattttttctcatttttttttattttttcacagctctcattttattttattatcttaaaAAATAGATGAGAACTCATTAAAATAAGTTCTCTGTATTGACAGTACA
Encoded here:
- the KLHL32 gene encoding kelch-like protein 32 isoform X4; amino-acid sequence: MPSERCLSVQEMLTGQRLCQSSSHNDAVLAALNQQRSDGILCDITLIAEEQKFHAHKAVLAACSDYFRAMFSLCMVESEADEVNLHGVTSLGLKQALDFAYTGQILLEPGVIQDVLAAGSHLQLLELLSLCSHYLIQELNSFNYLDLYKLADLFNLTLLENAVVDFLVKHLSELLKSHPEEVLALPYCLLREVFKSDRLTSLSEEQIWQLAVRWLEHNCRYQYMDELLQYVRFGLMDVDTLHTVALSHPLVQASETATALINEALAYHQSVYAQPVWQTRRTKPRFQSDTLYIIGGKKREICKVKELRYFNPVDQENVHIAGIANWSELAPMPVGRSHHCVAVMGDFLFVAGGEAEHSTGRTCAVRTACRYDPRTNSWAEIAPMKNCREHFVLGAVDEYLYAVGGRNELRQVLPTVERYCPKKNKWTFVQSFDRSLSCHAGYVVDGLLWISGAVMGSV